One genomic segment of Nonomuraea coxensis DSM 45129 includes these proteins:
- a CDS encoding acyl-CoA dehydrogenase family protein, whose product MKQPDYLRAVQGFARRELLGKEAYLDALAEAPLPLYGRFAGTGLANWWMPKEFGGPGMGLEEGVRIAAELAYADAGAAFTLFIPVLATSMVNWYGDAELRERHLGPLVAGNGFCATLGSEHAAGSELARISTTARREGGAVVLDGRKAFSTNTDFARFIVVIARAEDDPAGYLAVLVPRDTPGITVEKRWDVIGLRSSATYQVALSGVRVPAGNVLRGNGLRLLEVGLNASRILIAATALGIARRVRDVCMEYAKSKSVKGAPLTANAVFAGRLGQFEMQIEVMANQCLAAARAYDEIAARPDAGEEFLRVGTLKQALTTKMFCGQTGWGIASTASEMFGGLGYTHESVIGKLLRDMRYVSIVEGGDDVLRDLVFSRYVVPVSKRS is encoded by the coding sequence ATGAAGCAGCCGGACTACCTGCGGGCCGTGCAGGGCTTCGCCCGGCGCGAGCTGCTGGGCAAGGAGGCGTACCTGGACGCGCTGGCCGAGGCGCCGCTGCCGCTCTACGGGCGCTTCGCCGGCACCGGGCTGGCGAACTGGTGGATGCCGAAGGAGTTCGGCGGGCCCGGCATGGGGCTGGAGGAGGGCGTGCGGATCGCCGCCGAGCTCGCCTACGCCGACGCCGGCGCGGCCTTCACCCTGTTCATCCCGGTGCTGGCCACCAGCATGGTCAACTGGTACGGCGACGCCGAGCTGAGGGAGCGCCACCTCGGGCCGCTGGTGGCCGGGAACGGCTTCTGCGCCACGCTCGGCAGCGAGCACGCCGCCGGCAGCGAGCTGGCCAGGATCTCCACCACCGCGCGGCGCGAGGGCGGCGCGGTGGTCCTCGACGGGCGCAAGGCGTTCTCCACCAACACCGACTTCGCGCGGTTCATCGTGGTGATCGCGCGGGCCGAGGACGACCCGGCCGGCTACCTGGCCGTCCTGGTGCCGCGCGACACGCCGGGGATCACCGTGGAGAAGCGGTGGGACGTGATCGGGCTGCGCTCGTCGGCGACGTACCAGGTGGCGCTGTCCGGCGTGCGCGTCCCGGCCGGGAACGTGCTGCGCGGCAACGGGCTGCGCCTGCTGGAGGTGGGGCTGAACGCCAGCCGCATCCTCATCGCCGCCACGGCGCTCGGCATCGCCCGCCGGGTGCGGGACGTGTGCATGGAGTACGCGAAGTCGAAGTCGGTCAAGGGCGCGCCGCTGACCGCGAACGCGGTGTTCGCGGGGCGGCTCGGGCAGTTCGAGATGCAGATCGAGGTCATGGCGAACCAGTGCCTGGCGGCGGCGCGGGCGTACGACGAGATCGCCGCCCGTCCTGACGCGGGCGAGGAGTTCCTGCGGGTGGGGACGCTGAAGCAGGCGCTGACGACGAAGATGTTCTGCGGTCAGACGGGCTGGGGGATCGCCTCGACGGCGTCGGAGATGTTCGGCGGGCTGGGCTACACGCACGAGTCGGTGATCGGCAAGCTGCTGCGCGACATGCGGTATGTGTCCATCGTGGAGGGCGGCGACGACGTGCTGCGTGACCTGGTGTTCAGCCGGTACGTGGTGCCGGTGTCGAAGCGATCGTGA
- a CDS encoding 4'-phosphopantetheinyl transferase family protein — MGVTGPGARAWRVFLDGPERPGRWECLSAGERERALGLATALDRRRYVAAHAALRTVLGRACGVPPHRVRLTADEAGRPCLHPPAGGGAPDFNLSHSDAWALIALAPPGTRAGADVERMRDDLDPLAMAARLYQPEETARLRAAAPGAARTGGYFRLWTAKEAFVKATGAGLAGLTDVLVTERPGTREGSATSLRSRSLSGPVRWLAVAPGYAAALVTIASTPAPRTG; from the coding sequence ATGGGCGTGACCGGCCCCGGGGCGCGGGCGTGGCGGGTGTTCCTCGACGGGCCCGAGCGGCCGGGACGGTGGGAGTGCCTGTCCGCGGGCGAGCGGGAGCGGGCGCTGGGGCTGGCCACGGCGCTCGACCGGCGCCGCTACGTCGCCGCGCACGCCGCCCTGCGCACCGTGCTCGGCCGCGCCTGCGGCGTCCCCCCGCACCGGGTCCGCCTGACCGCGGACGAGGCGGGCCGCCCCTGCCTGCACCCGCCGGCCGGCGGCGGAGCGCCGGACTTCAACCTGTCGCACTCCGACGCGTGGGCGCTGATCGCGCTCGCGCCCCCGGGCACGCGGGCCGGGGCCGACGTGGAGCGGATGCGCGACGACCTCGACCCCCTGGCCATGGCGGCCCGCCTCTACCAGCCGGAGGAGACCGCCCGCCTGCGCGCCGCCGCCCCCGGCGCCGCGCGGACGGGCGGCTACTTCCGCCTGTGGACCGCCAAGGAGGCGTTCGTGAAGGCCACCGGCGCCGGCCTCGCGGGCCTGACCGACGTCCTGGTCACCGAACGCCCCGGCACGCGCGAAGGGAGCGCCACCTCGCTGAGGTCGCGCTCCCTCTCCGGCCCCGTACGCTGGCTCGCCGTCGCCCCCGGCTACGCCGCCGCGCTGGTCACGATCGCTTCGACACCGGCACCACGTACCGGCTGA
- a CDS encoding thioesterase II family protein: MSVTVGDDVLSRWLPFRALTGAEPGALPLYCLPHAGGAASAFRTWQGKLPGVAVQPVQPPGRESRHRETPYERMPPLVSDLADAVLADVETAAAGRRYALYGHSLGAIVAFELVREIRRRGGPRPVHLFVSGSDAPHLTREDGPPVGRMSRAQVVALLRTLGGTPEWLLADQGALEMILPAVQADFTVKETYRYEAEPPLDVPVTAMPSDADPRVAFAKVAGWEALTAGPFDLHAFQGGHFAVFEQAARTHAIVAEALRPWA, translated from the coding sequence ATGAGCGTCACCGTCGGCGACGACGTGCTGTCGCGGTGGCTGCCGTTCCGCGCCCTCACGGGCGCGGAGCCCGGCGCGCTGCCGCTGTACTGCCTGCCGCACGCCGGGGGAGCGGCCTCGGCCTTCCGCACCTGGCAGGGCAAGCTGCCGGGCGTCGCCGTCCAGCCGGTGCAGCCGCCGGGACGCGAGTCCCGGCACAGGGAAACGCCCTACGAGCGGATGCCGCCGCTGGTGTCCGACCTCGCCGACGCCGTGCTCGCCGACGTCGAGACGGCCGCGGCCGGCCGCCGCTACGCCCTCTACGGGCACAGCCTCGGCGCGATCGTGGCGTTCGAGCTGGTCCGCGAGATCCGGCGGCGCGGCGGGCCGCGGCCCGTCCACCTGTTCGTCTCCGGCTCCGACGCGCCCCACCTCACCCGCGAGGACGGGCCGCCGGTCGGCCGGATGAGCAGGGCGCAGGTCGTGGCGCTGCTGCGCACGCTGGGCGGCACGCCCGAGTGGCTGCTGGCCGACCAGGGGGCGCTGGAGATGATCCTGCCCGCCGTGCAGGCCGACTTCACCGTGAAGGAGACCTACCGGTACGAGGCGGAGCCGCCGCTCGACGTGCCGGTAACGGCGATGCCGAGCGACGCCGACCCCCGGGTGGCGTTCGCGAAGGTCGCCGGCTGGGAGGCGCTGACCGCCGGGCCGTTCGACCTGCACGCCTTCCAGGGCGGGCACTTCGCCGTCTTCGAGCAGGCCGCCAGGACGCACGCGATCGTCGCGGAGGCGCTGCGGCCATGGGCGTGA
- a CDS encoding HAD-IIIC family phosphatase, with translation MSVTTERQGSGAFVAPEKPRRGRVKCIVWDLDNTLWDGVLLEDGEVTARPAVVERIRELDRKGVLHSIASKNDHDAAMERLTALGLAELFLHPQINWNAKSESIRSIAKALNLGVDAFAFVDDQEFERAEVAHELPEVVCVDVLELEEALARPEFRPRFVTDESARRREMYRGQLARDELEGAFVGTSEEFLAGLEMEFAIAPARREDLQRAEELTVRTNQLNSTGRTYSYEELDALRESPDHLLLVASLTDRFGSYGKIGLALVEKGPDAWWLRMMLMSCRVMSRGVGMVLLNHLLRLAAAEGVALRADFVETGRNRMMQITYAFAGFREVERDGAHVVLEADLEAVQPPPPYVRLEITT, from the coding sequence ATGAGCGTGACCACCGAACGGCAGGGCTCCGGCGCCTTCGTGGCCCCGGAGAAGCCCCGCCGGGGCCGCGTCAAGTGCATCGTCTGGGACCTCGACAACACCCTCTGGGACGGGGTGCTGCTGGAGGACGGCGAGGTCACCGCGCGGCCGGCCGTGGTCGAGCGCATCCGCGAGCTCGACCGCAAGGGCGTCCTGCACTCGATCGCCAGCAAGAACGACCACGACGCCGCGATGGAGCGGCTGACCGCGCTCGGCCTGGCCGAGCTGTTCCTCCACCCCCAGATCAACTGGAACGCCAAGTCCGAGTCGATCAGGTCCATCGCCAAGGCGCTCAACCTGGGCGTGGACGCCTTCGCCTTCGTCGACGACCAGGAGTTCGAGCGCGCCGAGGTCGCGCACGAGCTGCCCGAGGTCGTCTGCGTGGACGTGCTGGAGCTGGAGGAGGCGCTGGCCAGGCCGGAGTTCCGGCCGCGCTTCGTCACCGACGAGTCGGCGCGGCGGCGCGAGATGTACCGGGGGCAGCTCGCCAGGGACGAGCTGGAGGGCGCGTTCGTCGGCACCAGCGAGGAGTTCCTGGCCGGGCTGGAGATGGAGTTCGCCATCGCGCCCGCCCGCAGGGAGGACCTCCAGCGGGCCGAGGAGCTGACCGTGCGCACCAACCAGCTCAACTCCACCGGGCGCACCTACTCCTACGAGGAGCTGGACGCCCTGCGCGAGTCGCCTGACCACCTGCTCCTGGTCGCCTCCCTGACCGACCGCTTCGGCAGTTACGGCAAGATCGGGCTGGCCCTGGTGGAGAAGGGGCCGGACGCCTGGTGGCTGCGCATGATGCTGATGTCGTGCCGGGTGATGTCCAGGGGCGTCGGCATGGTGCTGCTCAACCACCTCCTGCGGCTGGCCGCCGCCGAGGGCGTCGCCCTGCGCGCCGACTTCGTCGAGACCGGGCGCAACCGGATGATGCAGATCACCTACGCCTTCGCCGGCTTCCGCGAGGTCGAGCGGGACGGCGCCCACGTGGTGCTGGAGGCGGACCTGGAGGCGGTGCAGCCGCCGCCTCCCTACGTGCGGCTGGAGATCACGACATGA
- a CDS encoding acyl-CoA dehydrogenase family protein, producing the protein MTLVATAPPRVVDRSSARAFVDTHVVPYADAYDRSGRVPEDLLRLTAAAGLWAPFLPVGSGGAGMDLVTLGEVHEEVGRGCSSLRSLLTVHTMVSWTVQRWGTPAQRERWTPALAAGDVLGAFCLSEPGAGSDTSGITTTAAERGDGWLLNGVKTWTTGGQRADLFLVFARTATSIGAFLVPRDAPGVEVRPIDDMLGTRASMLAEITFRDVALGGDALLGPSGFTAGMVLTGTLDLGRYSVAAGSVGIVQACLEASAAYAAERRVGGRALAELPLIQAKLSDMVTDARAARLLLAEAGRLKDAGESGTIMATWIAKYFASTAAVRHAAEAVQIHGANGCSPDYPVARLYRDAKVMEIIEGSNEIQRITIAAQAERETTS; encoded by the coding sequence GTGACGCTCGTCGCCACGGCGCCGCCCCGGGTCGTCGACCGGAGCTCGGCCCGGGCGTTCGTCGACACCCACGTCGTGCCGTACGCCGACGCCTACGACAGGAGCGGCCGGGTCCCCGAGGACCTGCTGCGGCTGACCGCCGCGGCGGGCCTCTGGGCGCCGTTCCTGCCGGTCGGGTCGGGCGGGGCCGGGATGGACCTGGTCACGCTCGGTGAGGTGCACGAGGAGGTGGGCCGCGGCTGCTCGTCGCTGCGCAGCCTGCTGACCGTGCACACCATGGTGTCCTGGACCGTGCAACGCTGGGGCACCCCCGCCCAGCGGGAACGCTGGACGCCCGCGCTCGCGGCCGGCGACGTGCTCGGCGCGTTCTGCCTGTCGGAGCCGGGCGCCGGCAGCGACACCTCGGGCATCACCACGACCGCCGCCGAGCGCGGCGACGGCTGGCTGCTCAACGGCGTCAAGACGTGGACCACGGGCGGCCAGCGGGCGGACCTGTTCCTGGTGTTCGCCCGCACCGCCACCAGCATCGGAGCGTTCCTGGTGCCGCGCGACGCCCCCGGCGTCGAGGTGCGGCCCATCGACGACATGCTCGGCACCCGCGCCTCCATGCTCGCCGAGATCACCTTCAGGGACGTCGCGCTCGGCGGGGACGCGCTGCTCGGCCCGAGCGGCTTCACCGCCGGCATGGTGCTGACCGGCACGCTCGACCTCGGCCGCTACAGCGTGGCGGCCGGCTCGGTCGGCATCGTCCAGGCGTGCCTGGAGGCGTCGGCCGCGTACGCCGCCGAGCGCCGGGTCGGCGGCAGGGCGCTCGCCGAGCTGCCGCTCATCCAGGCCAAGCTGTCCGACATGGTGACCGACGCGCGGGCGGCCCGGCTGCTGCTCGCCGAGGCCGGCCGGCTCAAGGACGCCGGCGAGTCCGGCACGATCATGGCCACCTGGATCGCGAAGTACTTCGCCTCCACGGCCGCGGTCCGGCACGCCGCCGAGGCCGTCCAGATCCACGGCGCGAACGGGTGCAGCCCGGACTACCCGGTCGCGCGGCTGTACCGGGACGCCAAGGTCATGGAGATCATCGAGGGCAGCAACGAGATCCAGCGCATCACCATCGCCGCCCAGGCGGAACGGGAGACGACCTCATGA
- a CDS encoding acyl carrier protein, with the protein MSNTVKEQILGFVRDRYPQAEIDGTQDIFALGFVNSLFAMELVMFVEKTFGVTIPNEELRIDNFRTATAMAELVARLSPTLAVA; encoded by the coding sequence ATGTCGAACACCGTCAAGGAGCAGATCCTCGGCTTCGTCCGCGACAGGTACCCGCAGGCCGAGATCGACGGGACGCAGGACATCTTCGCGCTCGGCTTCGTGAACTCGCTGTTCGCGATGGAGCTGGTGATGTTCGTGGAGAAGACGTTCGGCGTCACCATCCCCAACGAGGAGCTGCGCATCGACAACTTCCGCACCGCGACCGCCATGGCCGAGCTGGTGGCCCGGCTCTCGCCCACCCTGGCCGTCGCGTGA
- a CDS encoding 3-hydroxyacyl-CoA dehydrogenase family protein has product MTVIGVIGAGVMGVGVAQNLAQTGHDVVLVDKDEKTLADALGAIARNTRLSRLMGGPALDPDEVLARITTSVGVGGAAKCDLVIENVTENWDVKREVYEELDAACGPGTVFVVNTSAIPITKVAAVTGRPDKVIGVHFMNPVPAKPAVELIPGFHTSPGTVQRTRDLLTAMGKKSVDVKDSCGFISNRVLMLTVNEAAYLVHEGVADAESVDEVFRSCFGHPMGPLETADLIGVDTILYSVEVLYEHYADSKYRPCPLLKQMTDAGLHGRKSGRGFYTYATAN; this is encoded by the coding sequence ATGACCGTGATCGGAGTCATCGGCGCCGGCGTGATGGGCGTCGGCGTCGCGCAGAACCTCGCCCAGACCGGCCACGACGTGGTCCTGGTCGACAAGGACGAGAAGACACTCGCCGACGCGCTCGGCGCCATCGCGCGCAACACCCGGCTCAGCCGGCTCATGGGCGGCCCCGCCCTCGACCCCGACGAGGTGCTGGCCAGGATCACCACCTCCGTCGGCGTCGGCGGCGCCGCCAAGTGCGACCTGGTCATCGAGAACGTCACCGAGAACTGGGACGTCAAGCGGGAGGTGTACGAGGAGCTCGACGCCGCGTGCGGCCCCGGCACCGTCTTCGTGGTCAACACCTCCGCCATCCCCATCACCAAGGTCGCCGCCGTCACCGGCCGGCCCGACAAGGTGATCGGCGTGCACTTCATGAACCCGGTGCCCGCCAAGCCCGCCGTGGAGCTGATCCCCGGCTTCCACACCTCGCCCGGCACCGTCCAGCGCACCCGCGACCTGCTGACCGCCATGGGCAAGAAGTCCGTGGACGTCAAGGACTCCTGCGGCTTCATCTCCAACCGGGTCCTCATGCTCACCGTGAACGAGGCCGCCTACCTCGTGCACGAGGGCGTCGCCGACGCCGAGTCGGTGGACGAGGTCTTCCGCAGCTGCTTCGGCCACCCCATGGGCCCGCTGGAGACCGCCGACCTCATCGGCGTCGACACGATCCTCTACAGCGTCGAGGTGCTCTACGAGCACTACGCCGACAGCAAGTACCGGCCCTGCCCGCTGCTCAAGCAGATGACCGACGCGGGGCTGCACGGCCGCAAGTCCGGCCGCGGCTTCTACACCTACGCCACCGCCAACTGA